The Pantoea phytobeneficialis genome has a segment encoding these proteins:
- the rph gene encoding ribonuclease PH, giving the protein MRPAGRHANQVRPVTLTRHYTKHAEGSVLVEFGETKVLCTATVDEGVPRFLKGQGQGWVTAEYGMLPRSTHSRMAREAAKGKQGGRTLEIQRLIARSLRAAVDLQALGEYTITLDCDVIQADGGTRTASITGACVALADALNKLVADGKLKSSPLKGMVAAISVGIVEGEARCDLEYVEDSAAETDMNVVMLEDGRMIEVQGTAEGEPFSHDELLQLLALARGGIEQLIVAQKAALAD; this is encoded by the coding sequence ATGCGTCCAGCAGGCCGACACGCCAATCAAGTGCGTCCCGTCACCCTCACTCGTCACTACACCAAACATGCCGAAGGCTCGGTCCTTGTTGAGTTCGGTGAAACCAAAGTGCTGTGCACTGCCACCGTTGACGAAGGCGTACCGCGTTTCCTCAAAGGCCAGGGGCAAGGCTGGGTCACCGCCGAGTACGGCATGTTGCCGCGTTCTACGCACAGCCGTATGGCGCGTGAAGCGGCTAAAGGCAAACAGGGTGGCCGCACGCTGGAGATTCAGCGCCTGATCGCTCGCTCGCTGCGCGCCGCAGTCGATTTGCAGGCGCTGGGTGAATACACCATCACGCTGGATTGTGACGTGATTCAGGCTGATGGTGGCACGCGCACCGCGTCCATCACCGGGGCCTGTGTAGCACTGGCTGATGCTCTCAACAAGCTGGTGGCGGATGGCAAATTGAAATCCAGTCCGTTGAAAGGCATGGTCGCCGCCATTTCTGTCGGTATCGTTGAAGGCGAAGCGCGTTGCGATCTTGAATATGTGGAAGATTCTGCCGCAGAAACCGATATGAACGTGGTGATGCTGGAAGATGGCCGCATGATTGAAGTGCAGGGCACGGCAGAAGGTGAACCGTTCAGCCATGACGAGTTGCTGCAACTGTTGGCGCTGGCGCGCGGCGGGATTGAGCAATTAATTGTGGCGCAGAAAGCGGCGTTAGCAGATTGA
- a CDS encoding NupC/NupG family nucleoside CNT transporter — MTAILHFLLALVVIFALALLVSHDRKQIRPRFILQLLLVEAALGWFFLHSASGLAVVSSVGGFFETLLTFAAQGSDFVFGGMSKQGLAFIFLGVLCPIVFISALIGILQHWRILPLLIRLVGTLLSKVNGMGKLESFNAVSTLILGQSENFIAYKGILGDISAPRLYTMAATAMSTVSLSIVGAYMTMIEAKYVVAALLLNMFSTFIILSIINPTRAQDEEHIALDKLHEDQSFFEMLGEYILAGFKVAMIILAMLIGFIALIAAVNALFAAVFGYSFQQLLGYVFYPFAWLVGIPSADALQAASIMATKLVANEFVAMIELKKVAAEMTPRGLGILSVFLVSFANFASIGIVAGAIKGLNEAQGNVVSRFGWKLVYGSTLVSLLSAAFAGLFI; from the coding sequence ATGACAGCGATACTCCATTTCCTGCTGGCGCTGGTGGTGATCTTTGCCCTTGCGCTTCTGGTCAGCCACGACCGTAAACAGATTCGTCCACGTTTTATTCTGCAATTGCTGCTGGTAGAAGCCGCACTCGGCTGGTTTTTCCTGCACTCCGCCAGCGGCCTGGCGGTGGTGAGTTCTGTGGGTGGTTTCTTCGAAACGCTGCTGACCTTCGCAGCTCAGGGCAGCGATTTTGTCTTCGGCGGCATGAGTAAACAGGGCCTGGCGTTTATTTTCCTCGGCGTGCTCTGCCCGATTGTTTTTATCTCTGCACTAATCGGTATTTTGCAGCATTGGCGAATTCTGCCGTTGTTGATCCGTCTGGTCGGCACCCTGCTGTCAAAAGTTAACGGCATGGGCAAACTGGAGTCGTTTAACGCGGTCAGCACCCTGATTCTTGGGCAATCGGAAAACTTCATCGCCTACAAAGGTATTCTGGGTGATATCTCCGCGCCGCGCCTCTACACCATGGCGGCAACGGCGATGTCCACGGTATCTCTCTCCATCGTTGGCGCTTATATGACGATGATTGAAGCGAAATACGTGGTCGCTGCGCTGCTGCTCAATATGTTCAGCACCTTTATTATCCTGTCGATCATCAACCCGACGCGCGCACAGGATGAAGAACATATCGCGCTCGATAAGCTGCATGAGGATCAGAGCTTTTTTGAAATGCTGGGGGAATACATTCTCGCCGGGTTCAAAGTAGCGATGATTATTCTGGCGATGCTGATTGGTTTTATCGCGCTGATTGCCGCCGTGAACGCGCTGTTTGCTGCCGTGTTCGGCTACAGTTTCCAGCAATTACTGGGGTACGTATTTTATCCGTTCGCCTGGTTGGTCGGCATTCCCTCTGCGGATGCGTTACAGGCGGCCAGCATCATGGCGACAAAACTGGTTGCCAATGAATTTGTGGCAATGATCGAGCTGAAAAAAGTGGCTGCCGAAATGACGCCACGCGGTCTGGGGATTTTGTCGGTATTCCTGGTGTCGTTCGCCAACTTCGCCTCGATCGGCATCGTCGCCGGAGCGATTAAAGGGCTGAACGAAGCGCAGGGTAACGTGGTATCGCGCTTCGGCTGGAAACTGGTGTACGGATCAACGCTGGTCAGTTTGCTGTCTGCGGCGTTTGCCGGATTGTTTATCTGA
- the mutM gene encoding bifunctional DNA-formamidopyrimidine glycosylase/DNA-(apurinic or apyrimidinic site) lyase, producing MPELPEVETSRRGIEPHLVGETILHAVVRNSRLRWPVSSEIHALSDQLVLSVQRRAKYLLLELPHGWIIIHLGMSGSLRMLPGELPPAKHDHVDLVMSNGKVLRYTDPRRFGAWLWAHDLAGSSVLAHLGPEPLSDEFDGDYLFEKSRGKRTVIKQWLMDNKVVVGVGNIYASESLFTAGIIPDRPAMSLSQTEATLLANTIKAVLLRSIEQGGTTLRDFLQTDGKPGYFAQELQVYGRAGEPCRACGTPIVSGKHGQRSTFWCPRCQH from the coding sequence ATGCCTGAATTACCCGAGGTAGAAACCAGCCGACGCGGCATAGAACCCCATTTAGTGGGCGAAACCATTCTGCACGCCGTCGTGCGCAATTCCCGCTTGCGCTGGCCTGTTTCCAGCGAAATCCACGCGCTAAGCGACCAGCTGGTTCTGAGTGTACAGCGTCGTGCGAAATATCTGCTGCTGGAGTTGCCGCATGGCTGGATTATCATTCATCTCGGCATGTCCGGTAGCCTGCGCATGCTTCCCGGCGAACTGCCACCAGCTAAGCATGACCATGTTGATTTGGTGATGAGTAACGGCAAAGTGTTGCGTTATACCGATCCGCGTCGCTTTGGTGCCTGGCTGTGGGCCCATGACCTGGCGGGCAGTAGCGTGCTGGCGCATCTCGGTCCGGAACCGCTCAGCGACGAATTTGATGGCGACTATCTGTTTGAAAAATCTCGCGGTAAACGCACGGTGATCAAACAATGGCTGATGGATAACAAAGTGGTCGTGGGCGTGGGAAACATTTACGCCAGCGAATCGCTGTTTACTGCCGGGATCATCCCTGATCGTCCGGCGATGAGCCTGAGCCAGACTGAAGCGACGCTCTTGGCCAATACCATCAAGGCAGTATTGTTACGCTCGATTGAGCAGGGCGGCACGACGCTGCGTGATTTTCTGCAAACCGACGGCAAGCCAGGCTATTTTGCCCAGGAATTACAGGTTTATGGTCGGGCCGGTGAGCCGTGTCGTGCCTGCGGCACGCCAATCGTCAGTGGCAAGCATGGGCAACGCAGCACCTTCTGGTGTCCACGCTGCCAGCATTAA
- the dut gene encoding dUTP diphosphatase, protein MMKKIDVKILDARVGTEFPLPTYATSGSAGLDLRACLDEALEITPGSTVLVPTGLAIHIGDPSLAAVILPRSGLGHKHGIVLGNLVGLIDSDYQGQLMVSVWNRGQDSFTLNPGDRLAQLVFVPVVQAEFNLVEDFDASVRGAGGFGHSGRQ, encoded by the coding sequence ATGATGAAAAAAATCGACGTTAAAATTCTTGATGCGCGCGTAGGAACTGAGTTCCCGCTGCCGACTTATGCAACCTCGGGTTCAGCCGGACTGGATTTACGCGCCTGTCTGGATGAGGCACTGGAAATCACCCCAGGCAGCACCGTGCTGGTGCCGACTGGCCTGGCGATTCATATTGGCGATCCCAGCCTCGCGGCCGTCATTCTGCCTCGCTCCGGTCTTGGCCATAAGCACGGCATCGTGCTGGGTAACCTGGTGGGTTTGATCGACTCCGATTATCAGGGTCAGCTGATGGTTTCTGTCTGGAATCGTGGGCAGGATAGCTTCACGCTGAACCCAGGTGACCGTCTGGCACAGCTGGTCTTTGTACCTGTGGTGCAAGCCGAGTTTAATCTGGTGGAAGATTTTGACGCCAGCGTGCGTGGCGCGGGCGGCTTCGGTCACTCTGGCCGTCAGTAA
- the radC gene encoding RadC family protein, with the protein MELAPREKLASKGAEALNDEELLAIFLRTGSYGVSVMALARQMLNKFGSLYDVLSANQEQLADTKGVGVAKITQLQAVAETARRFFASQLARENVMENPQVTRHYLQSVLAHQEREIFMALFLDNQHRVLQAQKMFSGSINSVEVHPREIVREALKLNAAAVILAHNHPSGIAEPSRADREITQRISKACTLLNIRLLDHLVIGHGEFTSFAERGWL; encoded by the coding sequence ATGGAACTGGCACCAAGAGAGAAACTGGCGTCGAAGGGCGCTGAAGCGCTGAATGATGAGGAGCTGCTGGCGATTTTTTTACGTACCGGTTCCTACGGCGTCAGCGTTATGGCACTGGCGCGACAGATGCTGAATAAATTTGGCTCACTGTATGATGTCTTGAGCGCCAACCAGGAGCAGTTGGCGGATACTAAAGGCGTAGGGGTAGCCAAGATTACTCAGCTTCAGGCGGTGGCTGAGACAGCAAGGCGTTTCTTTGCCAGCCAGTTGGCGCGTGAAAACGTGATGGAAAACCCGCAGGTGACACGCCACTACCTGCAAAGCGTGTTGGCGCATCAGGAACGGGAAATTTTTATGGCGCTGTTTCTCGACAATCAGCACCGCGTTTTACAGGCGCAAAAAATGTTTTCCGGCTCGATAAACAGCGTGGAAGTCCATCCGCGCGAAATTGTGCGTGAAGCGCTAAAACTCAATGCGGCGGCAGTGATTCTGGCACACAATCACCCTTCAGGCATTGCCGAACCCAGCCGCGCTGACCGGGAAATTACCCAAAGAATCAGCAAGGCTTGTACGCTGCTGAATATCCGACTGCTTGATCATCTGGTGATCGGTCATGGCGAGTTTACGTCCTTTGCCGAGCGTGGCTGGCTGTAA
- the rpmB gene encoding 50S ribosomal protein L28, which yields MSRVCQVTGKRPVTGNNRSHALNATKRRFLPNLHSHRFWVESEKRFVTLRVSAKGMRVIDKKGIDTVLAEIRARGEKY from the coding sequence ATGTCACGAGTCTGCCAGGTAACTGGAAAGCGTCCGGTGACCGGTAACAACCGTTCCCACGCATTGAACGCGACGAAACGCCGTTTCCTGCCGAACCTGCACTCACACCGTTTCTGGGTTGAGAGCGAGAAGCGCTTCGTTACTCTGCGTGTATCTGCTAAAGGTATGCGTGTTATTGATAAGAAGGGCATCGATACGGTTCTGGCCGAAATCCGCGCCCGTGGTGAGAAGTACTAA
- the rpmG gene encoding 50S ribosomal protein L33, which translates to MAKGIREKIKLVSSAGTGHFYTTTKNKRTKPEKLELKKFDPVVRQHVIYKEAKIK; encoded by the coding sequence ATGGCTAAAGGTATTCGTGAGAAGATCAAGCTGGTTTCCTCTGCTGGTACAGGTCACTTCTATACCACCACGAAGAACAAACGTACTAAACCTGAGAAACTGGAACTGAAAAAGTTCGATCCGGTTGTACGTCAGCATGTGATCTACAAAGAAGCTAAAATTAAGTAA
- the coaBC gene encoding bifunctional phosphopantothenoylcysteine decarboxylase/phosphopantothenate--cysteine ligase CoaBC, which translates to MTGLAGKKVLLGVSGGIAAYKAPELVRRLRDRGADVRVMMTEAAKAFITPLSLQAVSGYPVFDDLLDPAAEAAMGHIELAKWADLILLAPATADLIARVTAGMANDLVTTTCLATAAPIAIVPAMNQQMYRAAITQENLQRLHARGVLIWGPDSGSQACGDIGPGRMLDPLAIVAYALEWASPVNDLQHLNIMITAGPTREALDPVRYITNHSSGKMGFAIAAAAARRGAKVTLVAGPVTLPTPAWVQRVDVTSAQEMEAAVMAQISQQHIFIASAAVADYRAANIAAEKIKKQGGDDNVTLQLVKNPDIVAGVAALKEGRPYVVGFAAETRNVEEYARQKRVRKNLDLICANDVAKAGQGFNSDINALHLFWQEGEKVLPLSDKTLLGQQLLDEIVSRYDEKNRR; encoded by the coding sequence ATGACGGGATTAGCCGGAAAAAAAGTTCTGCTGGGCGTAAGTGGCGGCATTGCAGCCTATAAAGCACCGGAACTGGTAAGACGATTGCGCGATCGCGGTGCCGATGTGCGTGTGATGATGACCGAAGCGGCCAAAGCGTTTATTACGCCCCTCAGCCTCCAGGCCGTATCGGGGTATCCGGTATTTGACGATCTGCTTGACCCGGCAGCCGAAGCCGCAATGGGCCACATTGAGCTGGCGAAATGGGCAGACCTGATTTTGCTGGCACCGGCTACCGCTGACCTGATTGCCCGCGTCACCGCTGGCATGGCGAACGATCTGGTGACCACAACCTGTCTGGCAACCGCGGCCCCGATTGCCATCGTGCCTGCCATGAATCAGCAAATGTATCGTGCTGCCATTACGCAGGAGAACCTGCAACGCCTGCATGCGCGTGGTGTGTTGATTTGGGGACCAGACAGCGGCAGCCAGGCCTGTGGCGATATCGGACCGGGACGGATGCTCGATCCGCTGGCGATTGTAGCTTATGCGCTGGAATGGGCCTCACCCGTCAACGATCTGCAACATCTCAACATTATGATCACCGCCGGACCGACCCGTGAGGCTCTCGACCCGGTACGTTACATCACCAATCACAGTTCAGGTAAAATGGGGTTTGCCATTGCCGCCGCCGCCGCCAGACGCGGGGCGAAAGTGACGTTGGTTGCCGGTCCGGTCACGTTGCCCACACCCGCATGGGTGCAACGCGTGGATGTCACGAGTGCTCAGGAGATGGAAGCGGCAGTGATGGCGCAAATCAGCCAACAACATATTTTCATTGCCAGCGCAGCCGTGGCAGACTACCGGGCGGCAAATATTGCCGCAGAGAAAATCAAAAAACAGGGTGGCGATGATAATGTCACACTGCAACTGGTGAAGAATCCCGACATCGTGGCGGGGGTGGCGGCACTCAAAGAGGGCCGTCCCTATGTCGTCGGGTTTGCCGCCGAAACCCGGAATGTGGAAGAATACGCGCGGCAAAAACGGGTACGTAAAAATCTCGACCTGATTTGCGCCAATGATGTGGCAAAAGCGGGCCAGGGGTTCAATAGCGACATCAATGCTCTTCACCTTTTTTGGCAGGAAGGAGAAAAAGTCTTACCGCTCAGTGATAAGACGCTCCTTGGCCAACAATTATTAGACGAGATTGTCAGCCGTTATGATGAAAAAAATCGACGTTAA
- the lpxP gene encoding kdo(2)-lipid IV(A) palmitoleoyltransferase, which yields MKKTGQFCSQLLHPRYWFTWFGLGVLWLLVQLPYPILIRLGAGAGKLSRRFLKRRERITRRNIELCFPHISDEEKEQMIAGNFASLGMALAETGIAWFWSDRRVRQLFQVSGMANLKTAQDHKRGVMVIGVHFMSLELGGRITGLCQPMMAMYRKHNNQAMEWAQTKGRMRSNKAMIDRRDLRGMVQALKQGEAVWFAPDQDYGPKGSVFAPLFAVEKAATTNGTFVLSRLARPAMLTIVLIRNPQKNGYQLIIQPELENYPHDDESAAAAYMNKVIEREILRAPEQYLWLHRRFKTRPPGEASLYV from the coding sequence ATGAAAAAAACCGGGCAGTTCTGCTCTCAACTCCTCCACCCTCGCTACTGGTTTACCTGGTTTGGGTTGGGCGTGTTATGGCTACTGGTACAACTTCCTTACCCCATCCTTATCCGTCTCGGGGCCGGTGCTGGCAAACTGTCACGCCGCTTCCTGAAACGCCGCGAGCGCATTACGCGTCGTAATATTGAACTCTGCTTTCCTCACATCAGTGATGAAGAGAAAGAGCAGATGATCGCGGGCAACTTTGCCTCCCTGGGCATGGCGCTGGCGGAAACGGGCATTGCCTGGTTCTGGTCGGATCGTCGGGTGCGCCAGTTGTTTCAGGTGAGTGGTATGGCCAACCTGAAAACCGCCCAAGACCATAAACGAGGCGTGATGGTAATTGGCGTGCATTTTATGTCATTGGAATTGGGCGGCCGCATCACCGGGCTGTGCCAGCCAATGATGGCGATGTATCGCAAACATAACAATCAGGCGATGGAGTGGGCGCAAACCAAAGGCCGTATGCGTTCCAACAAAGCCATGATTGACCGGCGTGACCTGCGTGGCATGGTGCAAGCGCTGAAACAGGGCGAAGCCGTTTGGTTCGCTCCAGACCAGGACTACGGCCCGAAAGGCAGTGTCTTTGCGCCGCTGTTTGCCGTTGAGAAAGCGGCAACGACCAACGGGACTTTTGTGTTATCACGTCTGGCTCGCCCGGCGATGCTGACTATCGTGCTGATTCGTAATCCGCAGAAAAACGGCTATCAGTTGATCATCCAGCCGGAGTTGGAAAACTACCCACATGATGATGAATCCGCTGCGGCCGCTTACATGAACAAAGTGATCGAGCGTGAAATCCTGCGTGCACCTGAGCAATATCTCTGGCTGCATCGCCGCTTTAAAACCCGCCCGCCAGGTGAAGCGTCGCTCTACGTCTGA
- a CDS encoding glycosyltransferase family 2 protein, translating to MSQRQRLSVVMIAKNEAELLPEALASVSWADEIVVLDSGSHDATAEVARQHGAQVYQAEAWAGFGKQRQRAQARASGDMILMIDADERVTPPLRHAIEQVLAQPPAATVYSLNRSNLFLGRFMRHSGWYPDRVMRLYPRHLNYNDNLVHESLETQGAPVVRLEGDLQHLTCRDLVVFQRKQLNYAEAWAQERFQRGKRCGIFSIFSHTLGAFLKTLLLRAGFLDGKQGWILAVVNAQYTFNKYSALWALHHTSTQGRV from the coding sequence ATGTCGCAACGCCAACGTCTCTCCGTGGTGATGATCGCCAAAAATGAAGCGGAACTGCTGCCGGAGGCATTGGCTTCCGTCAGTTGGGCGGATGAGATCGTGGTGCTGGATTCCGGTAGCCATGATGCAACCGCTGAGGTTGCTCGTCAGCATGGCGCTCAGGTGTACCAGGCGGAAGCCTGGGCAGGATTTGGCAAACAACGTCAGCGCGCACAAGCCAGGGCCAGTGGCGATATGATTTTGATGATCGATGCCGATGAGCGCGTTACCCCGCCGCTACGCCACGCCATCGAGCAGGTGTTGGCGCAGCCTCCTGCCGCTACCGTCTACAGCCTGAACCGCAGCAACCTGTTTCTTGGTCGCTTTATGCGGCACAGCGGTTGGTATCCCGATCGCGTGATGCGCCTGTATCCGCGCCACCTGAACTACAACGATAATCTGGTGCATGAGTCGCTGGAAACGCAAGGTGCCCCGGTCGTCAGGCTGGAGGGGGATTTACAACATCTGACCTGCCGCGATTTGGTGGTGTTCCAGCGCAAACAGTTGAACTACGCTGAAGCCTGGGCTCAGGAGCGCTTTCAGCGCGGCAAACGCTGCGGAATTTTCTCCATCTTCAGTCACACGCTTGGGGCATTTCTGAAAACCTTGCTGCTGCGTGCGGGTTTCCTTGATGGTAAACAAGGCTGGATTCTGGCTGTGGTTAACGCGCAGTACACCTTCAATAAATATTCGGCGCTGTGGGCGCTGCATCACACCTCAACACAAGGCCGCGTATGA
- the slmA gene encoding nucleoid occlusion factor SlmA: MAEKKVAKRNRREEILQALAQMLESSDGSQRITTAKLAASVGVSEAALYRHFPSKTRMFDSLIEFIEDSLITRINLILKDEKETVARLRLIVQLLLGFGERNPGLTRILTGHALMFEQDRLQGRINQLFERIEVQLRQVMKEKKMRDGEGFQTDETLLASQLLAFCEGLLSRYVRSEFRYRPTADFDTRWPLLAAQLV, encoded by the coding sequence ATGGCAGAAAAAAAGGTCGCGAAGCGCAACCGTCGCGAAGAAATTTTGCAGGCACTGGCGCAAATGCTGGAGTCGAGCGATGGCAGCCAACGCATCACCACCGCGAAACTGGCGGCCAGTGTAGGTGTTTCTGAAGCGGCACTCTATCGTCACTTTCCCAGCAAAACACGCATGTTTGACAGCCTGATCGAGTTTATCGAAGACAGCCTGATTACGCGCATCAATCTAATCCTGAAAGATGAAAAAGAGACGGTGGCGCGCCTGCGTCTTATCGTGCAATTGCTTCTGGGATTTGGTGAGCGTAATCCGGGACTGACGCGTATTCTGACCGGCCACGCATTGATGTTTGAGCAGGACCGCCTGCAAGGACGCATCAATCAGCTGTTTGAGCGCATTGAAGTGCAGCTACGCCAGGTGATGAAAGAGAAGAAGATGCGTGATGGTGAAGGCTTCCAGACCGATGAAACCCTGCTCGCCAGCCAGCTATTGGCGTTCTGCGAAGGGTTGCTGTCGCGCTATGTCCGTTCTGAATTCCGCTATCGTCCCACCGCGGATTTCGATACCCGCTGGCCATTGTTGGCGGCACAACTGGTTTAA
- the pyrE gene encoding orotate phosphoribosyltransferase has product MKAWQRQFIEFALNKGVLKFGEFTLKSGRKSPYFFNAGLFNTGRDLALLGRFYAQALVDGGVDFDLLFGPAYKGIPIATTTAVALADHHDRDVPYCFNRKEAKDHGEGGLLVGSPLQGKVMLVDDVITAGTAIRESMDIINAHNATLAGVLISLDRQERGRSDISAIQEVERDYRCKVTAIITLAELIDYLEEKPEMADHLAKVRAYRKEYGI; this is encoded by the coding sequence ATGAAAGCCTGGCAGCGTCAGTTTATTGAGTTCGCCCTGAACAAAGGGGTATTGAAGTTTGGTGAGTTCACCCTGAAATCCGGGCGCAAAAGCCCTTATTTCTTCAATGCTGGTCTGTTTAATACCGGGCGTGATCTGGCGTTGTTAGGTCGTTTTTACGCGCAGGCCCTGGTGGATGGCGGTGTTGATTTTGACCTGCTGTTTGGTCCGGCTTACAAAGGCATTCCGATCGCCACCACCACTGCGGTAGCACTGGCCGATCATCATGACCGTGACGTGCCTTACTGCTTCAACCGTAAAGAAGCCAAAGATCACGGCGAAGGTGGCCTGCTGGTTGGCAGCCCGCTCCAGGGCAAAGTGATGCTGGTGGATGATGTGATCACCGCAGGTACGGCGATTCGCGAATCAATGGACATCATCAACGCCCATAACGCCACTCTGGCGGGCGTGCTGATTTCTCTCGATCGTCAGGAGCGTGGTCGTAGTGACATCTCGGCGATTCAGGAAGTGGAGCGCGATTACCGCTGTAAAGTCACGGCAATCATTACTCTGGCGGAATTGATTGATTATCTGGAAGAGAAGCCGGAGATGGCAGACCATCTGGCGAAAGTGCGCGCGTATCGTAAAGAGTACGGGATTTAA
- a CDS encoding YicC/YloC family endoribonuclease, with amino-acid sequence MIRSMTAYARREAKGHWGSAAWELRSVNQRYLETYIRLPEQFRSLEPVIRERIRNRLTRGKIECNLRFDADPGAQGELILNESLAKQLVQAANWVKMQSDEGAINPLDILRWPGVMSAKEQDLDAINAELLAALDGALDDFITARETEGAALKTLIEQRLDGVTQEVSKVRVQMPEVLKWQRERLVTKLEEAEVQLENNRLEQELVMMAQRIDVAEELDRLDAHVKETFNILKKKEAVGRRLDFMMQEFNRESNTLASKSINADITASAIELKVLIEQMREQIQNIE; translated from the coding sequence ATGATCCGCAGTATGACCGCTTACGCACGTCGCGAAGCCAAAGGCCACTGGGGCAGCGCCGCCTGGGAACTCCGCTCCGTTAACCAGCGCTACCTGGAAACCTACATCCGCCTGCCAGAGCAGTTCCGCAGCCTGGAACCCGTCATTCGCGAGCGTATTCGCAACCGACTGACACGCGGCAAAATTGAGTGCAACTTGCGTTTTGATGCCGATCCGGGCGCGCAGGGCGAACTGATTCTCAACGAATCGCTGGCAAAACAGCTGGTCCAGGCGGCCAACTGGGTGAAAATGCAGAGCGATGAAGGTGCGATCAATCCACTGGATATTCTGCGCTGGCCGGGTGTGATGTCAGCAAAAGAGCAGGATCTCGACGCCATTAATGCCGAACTGCTGGCCGCGCTGGATGGTGCACTCGATGACTTTATCACCGCGCGCGAAACCGAAGGTGCAGCTCTGAAAACCCTGATTGAACAGCGCCTTGATGGCGTAACCCAGGAGGTCAGCAAAGTTCGTGTGCAGATGCCTGAAGTATTGAAGTGGCAGCGCGAACGTCTGGTGACCAAACTGGAAGAAGCCGAAGTCCAGTTAGAAAACAATCGTCTGGAGCAGGAACTGGTGATGATGGCGCAGCGTATTGATGTCGCCGAAGAACTGGACCGCCTGGACGCGCATGTAAAAGAAACTTTCAACATTCTGAAGAAGAAAGAAGCGGTCGGTCGTCGCCTCGATTTTATGATGCAGGAGTTCAACCGTGAGTCGAACACCCTGGCATCGAAATCGATTAACGCCGACATCACCGCGTCAGCAATTGAGCTGAAAGTGTTGATTGAGCAGATGCGCGAGCAGATTCAGAATATTGAGTAA
- a CDS encoding DUF3574 domain-containing protein: MATKFIASFALALLLAGCQTHPTTITQSAPTSTPTPVCAGGDMMMQTTLWFGMSKPQGGTVTEQEWQHFVDSDVTPRFKDGLSVYDAKGQWLGENGKLARENSKALMLIHSPDRASSDNINALRDIYKKRFSQESVMRVDGLVCVGF, from the coding sequence ATGGCAACAAAATTTATCGCATCTTTCGCATTGGCATTGCTGCTGGCAGGCTGTCAGACGCATCCCACTACCATCACCCAGTCTGCGCCAACCAGCACGCCGACGCCGGTGTGTGCCGGTGGGGATATGATGATGCAAACCACGTTGTGGTTTGGCATGAGTAAACCGCAGGGCGGCACGGTGACTGAGCAGGAGTGGCAGCATTTTGTCGATAGCGATGTTACGCCGCGCTTCAAAGATGGCTTGTCGGTGTATGACGCCAAAGGGCAGTGGCTGGGGGAGAATGGCAAACTGGCGCGTGAAAACAGCAAAGCGCTGATGCTAATTCATTCGCCAGATCGTGCCAGCTCAGACAACATCAACGCATTGCGTGATATCTACAAGAAACGCTTCAGCCAGGAATCGGTAATGCGGGTTGATGGTCTGGTGTGCGTGGGTTTTTAA
- the coaD gene encoding pantetheine-phosphate adenylyltransferase, with translation MSTKAIYPGTFDPITLGHLDIVTRAARMFDHIVLAIAASPSKKPLFSLDERVDLARQVTAHLGNVEVIGFSDLMANFAKAQQANVLVRGLRAVSDFEYELQLAHMNRHLLPDLESVFLMPSEGFSFVSSSLVKEVARHQGDVQAFLPAVVHQALLSKLAQP, from the coding sequence ATGAGCACCAAAGCGATTTATCCCGGCACCTTCGATCCCATTACTCTCGGTCATCTGGATATCGTCACACGCGCTGCCCGGATGTTCGACCACATCGTGCTGGCAATTGCCGCCAGTCCGAGTAAAAAGCCGCTGTTCAGCCTGGATGAACGTGTTGATCTGGCACGCCAGGTCACGGCGCATCTGGGAAATGTTGAGGTGATCGGCTTCAGCGATTTGATGGCGAATTTCGCCAAGGCTCAACAGGCGAATGTGTTGGTGCGTGGCCTGCGTGCTGTCTCCGACTTCGAATATGAGCTACAGCTGGCACATATGAATCGCCATCTGCTGCCTGACCTCGAAAGCGTGTTTCTGATGCCATCCGAAGGTTTCTCGTTTGTTTCATCTTCGCTGGTAAAAGAAGTGGCACGTCACCAGGGCGACGTGCAGGCATTTCTGCCTGCCGTGGTACATCAGGCACTGCTGAGTAAGTTAGCGCAGCCTTAA